A genomic window from Streptomyces sp. WMMC940 includes:
- the tgmB gene encoding ATP-grasp ribosomal peptide maturase has product MTTRPIGPVLVLTSLHDVTADVVLRILAERQVPVVRLDPGTDLHTGAALTATYRTGDQRGTLRTPTRELDLAEVRSVWTRRPSPYEGPPELGAQERRFAASQSLWGVGGILASLPGAHYVNHPWSNRAAEYKPAQLATARRSGLSVPSTLITNDHEHAREFAARHSGAVVYKPLWNTPFAIDGRARQVWVREVRPHEITPAVAVCPHLFQAKVEKAFDVRLTAVGSRVFAVRIDSPDLDWRQRQSLMECTPIAVPARIARSVSVYLTTFRLVFGAFDFAVTPAGDWYFLECNPNGQWAWQPDPVTDSIGHAIADELLGATRR; this is encoded by the coding sequence ATGACGACACGCCCGATCGGGCCCGTGCTGGTACTGACAAGCCTCCACGACGTGACGGCTGACGTGGTCCTGCGCATCCTCGCGGAACGCCAGGTCCCGGTGGTCCGTCTCGACCCCGGCACGGACCTGCACACAGGTGCCGCGCTCACCGCCACGTATCGTACCGGTGATCAGCGCGGCACCTTGCGCACGCCGACCCGCGAGCTCGACCTCGCCGAGGTGCGCTCCGTCTGGACACGCCGTCCCTCCCCCTACGAGGGACCGCCCGAACTGGGCGCTCAGGAGCGCCGGTTCGCTGCCTCCCAGTCCCTGTGGGGCGTCGGCGGCATCCTGGCGTCGCTTCCCGGAGCCCACTACGTCAACCACCCGTGGAGCAACCGGGCGGCCGAGTACAAGCCGGCCCAGCTGGCCACCGCACGGCGCAGCGGCCTGTCCGTCCCGTCCACGCTGATCACCAACGACCATGAACATGCCCGAGAGTTCGCCGCCCGGCACTCCGGTGCCGTGGTCTACAAGCCCTTGTGGAACACGCCCTTTGCGATCGACGGCAGGGCACGACAGGTATGGGTTCGCGAAGTGCGCCCGCACGAGATCACGCCCGCCGTGGCCGTCTGCCCGCATCTGTTCCAGGCCAAGGTGGAGAAGGCGTTCGACGTACGGCTCACAGCTGTCGGCAGCCGGGTGTTCGCGGTCCGCATCGACAGTCCGGACCTGGACTGGCGTCAACGGCAGTCCCTCATGGAGTGCACGCCGATCGCCGTCCCCGCCCGGATCGCGCGCTCGGTGTCCGTGTACCTCACCACCTTCCGGCTGGTCTTCGGCGCCTTCGACTTCGCCGTCACGCCCGCCGGCGACTGGTACTTCCTCGAGTGCAACCCCAACGGACAGTGGGCGTGGCAACCCGACCCGGTGACCGACTCGATCGGCCATGCCATCGCCGACGAACTGCTGG
- the tgmA gene encoding putative ATP-grasp-modified RiPP, whose protein sequence is MTTRNAGAPWGVTRMAPYAETRPVPLLTAVIDPETQMAVVIDEHGQAVELHHQTGSGTSSSTSTGWADSYDSDSSSDSDHD, encoded by the coding sequence ATGACAACGCGAAACGCCGGTGCACCCTGGGGCGTCACCCGCATGGCACCGTATGCCGAGACGCGGCCGGTTCCCCTGCTCACCGCGGTGATCGACCCGGAGACCCAGATGGCCGTCGTGATCGACGAACACGGCCAGGCGGTCGAGCTCCACCACCAAACGGGCAGTGGCACGTCGAGCTCCACGAGCACCGGCTGGGCCGACAGCTATGACTCGGACAGTTCGTCGGACTCCGACCACGACTGA
- a CDS encoding AfsR/SARP family transcriptional regulator, translated as MPSNGDLSTHGTPLRFAVLGPLRAWRGDERLDLGPVRQQALLAALLLRPGTTVSRQQLLDGVWGPEPPGTGAKVIPVYVHQLRRRLAPEAGSTSGAVIVTDRGGYRLDARSVRTDVARLREIVEEAHSARDSGDLAAAVSAWSAALNLFHGEPLSALPGPFAEAERLRLTEYGLVLVRDKVGCQLRLGRHAEVVAELFALSATHPHNESVAALLMRALYAADRQADALSVFAKVRRRLVEEQGVEPGGELRRVHEAVLRADEALLVGAPPPASRSADRRPPAAPPLRCLRDELPVDVSGFTGRDHELDALLAPMDEQAVTVRAVDGMAGVGKTALVVRAARAVRDRFPDGCLFVDLGGHRPGREPAVQERVLRRLLRAVGDLTEGGDDPSGDVEGLAASWRAATAFLRLMVVFDDARAAQQVRPLLPAGPGSLVLVTSRRRLTGLDVDRRISLAPLETDEAEALLTGVVGGTGSDPERAAVRELARLCDRLPLALRVVGARMQSRPLWALERMVVRLADDEHRLAELAVEDRSVEAAFQVSYDQLPDAQGRAFRVLGLSPTVSFDRLTLAALLGLPPSAAERVLESLVEASLVQEAVTGRHRLHDLVAVYARRVAAAHPAEAAAARAGVFRLYVAAARRASDWGPVAFPTGPRADTAPFAHGEEATAWLDAAGGELVDVVAQAAAAGHVDDAGRIAEGLCDYFTRQGRYHECRAAVEIVLPLTEQLTDQRMVSQLRTCMGIAYGLQGHYGQARRWLGEALRISRRTGDVLEQARALGSLGIFANAAGEPAEAAALLAESADLSRAVDDDWLAVMYLANVGAVHHQVGEKDEAQECYAAAVGLAERIGRPRILSKTLFRMGTLQLDRGHHVQAADALTRAAELAERVGDTPLLAAVLGRLAAAEECLGNPAGAARFHAEARAAVGGRPGAGLKAEIRNRLGWHQAATEDLVQARDRFERAVARSRTASGEPA; from the coding sequence GTGCCATCCAACGGGGACCTGTCGACGCACGGCACTCCGCTCCGGTTCGCCGTGCTCGGTCCGCTCCGGGCCTGGCGCGGCGACGAGCGGCTGGACCTCGGTCCGGTGCGCCAACAGGCCTTGCTGGCGGCGCTGCTGCTGCGGCCGGGCACCACCGTCAGCCGGCAGCAGCTGCTCGACGGTGTATGGGGCCCGGAGCCGCCGGGCACCGGTGCCAAGGTCATCCCGGTCTATGTGCACCAGCTGCGCCGGCGTCTGGCACCGGAAGCAGGGAGTACCTCCGGGGCCGTGATCGTGACCGACCGGGGTGGCTACCGCTTGGATGCGCGAAGCGTCCGGACGGACGTGGCCCGACTGAGGGAGATCGTCGAGGAGGCCCACAGCGCGCGGGACTCAGGTGATCTGGCCGCCGCGGTGAGTGCGTGGTCCGCCGCTTTGAATCTGTTCCACGGTGAACCCCTGTCGGCGCTCCCCGGGCCGTTCGCCGAGGCGGAGCGTCTACGGCTGACGGAGTACGGGCTCGTGCTGGTGCGGGACAAGGTGGGGTGCCAGCTGCGGCTGGGCCGGCACGCCGAGGTCGTCGCGGAGCTCTTCGCTCTGTCCGCGACGCACCCCCACAACGAGTCTGTGGCCGCCCTGTTGATGCGCGCCCTCTACGCCGCCGACCGGCAAGCCGACGCACTGTCCGTGTTCGCCAAGGTGCGCCGCCGTCTGGTGGAGGAACAGGGAGTGGAGCCGGGCGGTGAACTGCGGCGGGTCCACGAGGCAGTGCTGCGCGCCGATGAGGCTCTCCTCGTCGGCGCACCCCCGCCGGCGAGCCGATCGGCAGACCGGCGGCCGCCGGCCGCGCCCCCCCTTCGGTGTCTGCGGGACGAACTACCGGTCGACGTCAGCGGTTTTACCGGACGCGACCACGAGTTGGACGCGCTCCTCGCGCCGATGGACGAGCAGGCGGTGACAGTCCGTGCGGTGGACGGCATGGCCGGAGTCGGCAAGACCGCGCTCGTGGTGCGCGCCGCGCGAGCGGTACGCGACCGTTTCCCGGACGGCTGCTTGTTCGTGGACCTGGGCGGCCACCGGCCGGGACGGGAACCAGCTGTGCAGGAGCGCGTGCTGCGCCGATTGCTGCGGGCGGTCGGCGACCTCACGGAAGGCGGCGACGATCCTTCGGGGGACGTCGAGGGCCTGGCGGCGTCCTGGAGAGCGGCCACCGCCTTCCTCCGGCTCATGGTGGTGTTCGACGACGCACGCGCCGCACAACAGGTGCGCCCACTGCTGCCCGCCGGTCCGGGCAGCCTCGTGCTGGTGACCAGTCGCCGGCGGCTGACCGGGCTCGACGTCGATCGCAGGATTTCGCTGGCGCCGCTGGAGACGGACGAGGCGGAGGCCTTGCTGACCGGTGTCGTCGGCGGCACGGGGTCCGATCCGGAGCGTGCCGCGGTGCGCGAACTGGCCCGCCTGTGCGACCGGCTGCCGCTGGCTCTGCGGGTCGTCGGGGCCCGGATGCAGAGCCGCCCGCTGTGGGCGCTGGAGCGCATGGTGGTCCGGCTGGCCGACGACGAGCACCGTCTCGCGGAACTCGCGGTCGAGGACCGCAGTGTGGAGGCGGCCTTCCAGGTCTCCTACGATCAGCTTCCCGACGCGCAGGGTCGGGCGTTTCGCGTACTGGGCCTCTCGCCCACCGTGAGTTTCGATCGGCTGACCCTGGCCGCCCTGCTCGGCCTCCCCCCGTCCGCCGCCGAGCGCGTCCTGGAGAGCCTGGTCGAGGCGAGTCTCGTCCAGGAGGCCGTCACGGGACGCCACCGCCTGCACGACCTGGTCGCGGTCTACGCCCGGCGCGTCGCCGCAGCGCACCCCGCAGAAGCCGCCGCGGCGCGGGCCGGGGTCTTCCGGCTCTACGTGGCCGCCGCCCGCCGTGCGAGCGACTGGGGCCCCGTCGCGTTCCCCACCGGCCCGAGGGCCGACACGGCGCCCTTCGCCCACGGGGAGGAGGCGACGGCATGGCTGGATGCGGCGGGCGGCGAACTGGTCGACGTGGTCGCCCAGGCGGCGGCCGCGGGCCACGTGGACGACGCCGGCCGGATCGCCGAGGGATTGTGCGACTACTTCACCCGGCAGGGCCGGTACCACGAGTGCCGGGCCGCCGTCGAGATCGTACTGCCGCTCACGGAGCAGCTCACCGACCAGCGCATGGTCTCCCAACTGCGTACCTGCATGGGCATCGCGTACGGGCTGCAGGGGCACTACGGCCAGGCGCGCCGCTGGCTGGGCGAAGCGCTTCGGATCAGCCGCCGCACCGGAGACGTCCTCGAGCAGGCACGGGCTCTGGGGTCCCTCGGCATTTTCGCGAACGCGGCAGGGGAGCCGGCCGAGGCCGCTGCGCTCCTGGCCGAGTCCGCTGACCTGTCCCGGGCGGTGGACGACGACTGGCTCGCCGTGATGTACCTGGCCAATGTGGGCGCCGTCCACCATCAGGTGGGAGAGAAGGACGAGGCGCAGGAGTGCTACGCGGCGGCGGTCGGTCTCGCCGAGAGGATCGGCAGGCCCCGGATCCTGAGCAAGACGCTCTTCCGTATGGGTACGCTCCAGCTGGACCGCGGGCACCACGTGCAGGCCGCTGACGCGCTGACCAGGGCAGCCGAACTCGCCGAGCGGGTGGGGGACACCCCCCTCCTCGCTGCGGTCCTCGGCAGGCTCGCCGCCGCAGAGGAGTGCCTGGGCAACCCGGCCGGAGCGGCCCGCTTCCACGCCGAGGCACGCGCGGCGGTCGGCGGACGGCCCGGCGCCGGGCTGAAGGCCGAGATCCGTAACCGGTTGGGCTGGCACCAGGCCGCGACGGAGGACCTCGTCCAGGCGCGCGACCGGTTCGAACGGGCCGTCGCCCGCTCCCGCACCGCATCCGGTGAACCTGCGTAA
- a CDS encoding helix-turn-helix transcriptional regulator: MSATSRDDVVRSVFSTTDAEQGRAYLASAYGTDIRMGAPTTSSRAPFRHERRATAELALDSVRIPAEAHYFLEPGPHLLMTQLLSGRQDVDCAGTDTRWVKGDVMPAGRPDMPHRTHADHVESRTARMEPELLRDVAGLGEEEPREPMRMPRPQEPAPAAHAAVWEAATHRAWDLLGEDSAAGTLLSRDAAARMVAAVALSMFPNSYTEHDPLASGTGNVGEATVDRAAQYIHDHAHRPITLTDLAAAAGVSARTLHDGFRHFHDTTPMGYLRRVRLERAHRELRTAEPGEGESVETIAARWGWGDPHAFSAVYGRAYGTPPSRTLTASGLLHD; encoded by the coding sequence ATGAGTGCCACCAGCCGTGACGACGTGGTCCGCAGTGTCTTCTCGACGACGGATGCGGAACAGGGCAGGGCGTATCTGGCCTCCGCCTACGGTACGGACATCCGTATGGGCGCGCCGACGACGTCCTCCCGCGCGCCGTTCCGGCACGAGCGGCGTGCGACGGCCGAACTGGCGCTGGACTCGGTGCGGATTCCGGCGGAGGCACACTACTTCCTGGAACCCGGGCCGCACCTGCTGATGACGCAACTCCTCTCCGGGCGCCAGGACGTCGACTGCGCCGGTACCGACACCAGATGGGTGAAGGGGGACGTGATGCCCGCCGGCCGGCCGGACATGCCCCACCGCACGCACGCCGACCACGTCGAGTCACGCACCGCGCGCATGGAGCCGGAACTGCTGCGCGACGTCGCGGGCCTGGGCGAGGAGGAGCCGCGCGAGCCGATGCGGATGCCGCGGCCCCAGGAGCCGGCGCCGGCCGCGCACGCCGCGGTCTGGGAGGCCGCGACGCACCGGGCATGGGATCTGCTCGGCGAGGACAGCGCGGCCGGAACCCTCCTGTCGCGCGACGCGGCGGCCCGCATGGTCGCGGCGGTGGCCCTGTCGATGTTCCCGAACAGCTACACCGAGCACGACCCACTGGCCTCCGGCACCGGCAACGTCGGTGAGGCGACGGTTGACCGCGCGGCACAGTACATCCACGACCACGCCCACCGTCCGATCACGCTCACGGACCTGGCCGCGGCGGCGGGGGTCTCCGCCAGGACCCTCCACGACGGCTTCCGCCACTTCCACGACACGACTCCCATGGGCTACCTGCGCCGGGTTCGCCTGGAACGCGCGCACCGCGAACTCCGCACGGCAGAGCCGGGGGAGGGCGAATCGGTGGAGACGATCGCCGCACGCTGGGGCTGGGGCGACCCGCACGCCTTCTCCGCCGTGTACGGACGGGCCTACGGGACGCCCCCTTCGCGGACGCTGACGGCCTCGGGGCTCCTGCACGACTGA
- a CDS encoding DUF5133 domain-containing protein, whose protein sequence is MLMAHPAVLDNLVEQYETLRLLHAENGSEPVRRRMEDVAYTLCVSTGTSDVDAALIAARFHLPGARPEDDSVLST, encoded by the coding sequence ATGTTGATGGCACACCCTGCGGTCCTGGACAACCTCGTGGAACAGTACGAGACGCTCCGGCTCCTGCACGCCGAGAACGGCAGCGAGCCCGTGCGCCGGCGCATGGAGGACGTGGCGTACACCCTGTGCGTGTCCACGGGGACGAGCGACGTCGACGCGGCACTCATCGCCGCACGCTTCCATCTCCCGGGCGCGCGCCCGGAGGACGACTCGGTACTCTCCACCTGA
- a CDS encoding DUF6343 family protein, translating to MSHRTGTEPVTARSALTLRLVLSLVAVPVFVAGTVLFAAWAGASGPLDSPTPGVLVALAVVCGVLALVAAVDLLVVGRRLSHGKHDGRHTG from the coding sequence ATGTCACACCGGACCGGAACGGAGCCCGTCACCGCCCGGAGCGCGCTGACCCTGCGCCTGGTGCTCTCACTCGTCGCCGTGCCCGTCTTCGTGGCGGGTACCGTCCTGTTCGCGGCCTGGGCCGGGGCGTCCGGACCCCTGGACTCCCCGACCCCGGGAGTGCTCGTCGCGCTGGCCGTGGTGTGCGGGGTCCTCGCGCTGGTCGCGGCGGTGGACCTGCTCGTGGTCGGGCGGCGGCTCTCGCACGGGAAGCACGACGGCCGGCACACCGGGTGA
- a CDS encoding YihY/virulence factor BrkB family protein yields the protein MTRRSGPADDTGREAGHEAGDREDRDRHGPAEAVRRRAPDEPTGMPRKSWAAVVRGTIKEFREDELIDRAAALTYYGILSLFPALLLLVALLGAAGERLTTQILDMVRQLAPGPAREILTGAVQQLQGNTGLGSALAVIGLVTALWAASGYVGAFIRASNTVYDVPEGRPLWKVARLRLGLTVVLMVLAVVSGAIVVFTGGLARRTGEGLGIEETTVTVWSIAKWPVLVVLVTLMIALLYWAAPNARGHGFKWITSGSALAVLIWLAASGGFALYASRFGSYNRIYGTLAGVIIFLVWLWITNLAILLGLEFDAELARQRAIAGGHPADAEPYVEPRDTSAWSEEDERRAGC from the coding sequence ATGACACGCAGGTCAGGACCGGCGGACGACACGGGACGCGAAGCCGGGCACGAAGCCGGGGACCGTGAGGACCGGGACCGCCACGGTCCGGCGGAGGCGGTACGGCGCCGCGCGCCGGACGAGCCCACCGGGATGCCCCGGAAGTCCTGGGCGGCCGTAGTCCGCGGCACGATCAAGGAGTTCCGCGAGGACGAACTGATCGACCGGGCAGCGGCCCTGACCTACTACGGAATCCTGTCGCTGTTCCCGGCCCTGCTCCTCCTCGTGGCGCTGCTCGGTGCCGCGGGCGAGCGGCTCACCACCCAGATCCTGGACATGGTCAGACAGCTGGCCCCGGGTCCCGCACGCGAGATCCTGACCGGCGCGGTGCAGCAGTTGCAGGGGAACACGGGGCTCGGGTCGGCGCTGGCCGTCATCGGTCTGGTCACGGCGCTGTGGGCGGCCTCCGGCTACGTCGGGGCGTTCATCCGCGCGTCGAACACGGTGTACGACGTGCCGGAGGGCCGGCCGTTGTGGAAGGTCGCCCGGCTGCGGCTGGGCCTGACGGTCGTCCTGATGGTGCTCGCGGTGGTCAGCGGCGCGATCGTGGTGTTCACGGGCGGTCTGGCCCGCAGGACCGGCGAGGGGCTCGGCATCGAGGAGACCACGGTCACGGTGTGGTCGATCGCCAAGTGGCCGGTGCTCGTCGTCCTGGTCACGCTGATGATCGCGCTCCTCTACTGGGCGGCGCCGAACGCCCGCGGCCACGGCTTCAAATGGATCACCTCGGGCAGTGCCCTCGCCGTGCTCATCTGGCTGGCGGCCTCGGGCGGGTTCGCGCTGTACGCGTCCCGATTCGGCTCCTACAACAGGATCTACGGCACCCTCGCCGGCGTCATCATCTTCCTGGTGTGGCTGTGGATCACCAACCTCGCCATTCTGCTCGGGCTGGAGTTCGACGCCGAGCTCGCGCGCCAGCGGGCGATCGCCGGCGGTCATCCGGCGGACGCGGAGCCGTACGTCGAGCCCCGGGACACCTCGGCGTGGAGCGAGGAGGACGAGCGCCGGGCGGGATGCTGA
- a CDS encoding phosphatase domain-containing protein, with amino-acid sequence MPVVHVMTGLPASGKTTAARELQAGAEGRMRRVNLDDLRRMLDVPAPERGRSHAHEQTVLAIQDAAVRAAVEGGFDVVVDNTHLTPHIPKRLKAAVAGQATFVVHDFTDVPVEECVRRDAGRERAVGEEIIRILAEKHVKATRGGWRLTAEWLNDQPAVEPYAADPALPTAVMCDIDGTLALRGDRGPYDFTRCEEDLLNVPVRDALGSFRRADGDVIVLLSGRGEEHRERTEAWLARYDVPYDELWMRAAGDHRRDDVVKAELFDRHVRSRFAVRVSLDDRDRVVAVWRRMGLPTWQVNYGTF; translated from the coding sequence GTGCCCGTAGTACACGTCATGACCGGCCTCCCGGCCTCGGGCAAGACCACCGCCGCCCGCGAACTGCAGGCCGGTGCCGAGGGCAGGATGCGCCGCGTCAACCTCGACGACCTGCGTCGGATGCTCGACGTGCCGGCGCCCGAGCGCGGCCGGTCGCACGCCCACGAGCAGACCGTTCTGGCGATCCAGGACGCCGCGGTGCGGGCGGCCGTCGAGGGCGGCTTCGACGTCGTCGTGGACAACACCCACCTCACGCCGCACATCCCGAAGCGGCTGAAGGCTGCGGTTGCCGGGCAGGCGACCTTCGTCGTGCACGACTTCACGGACGTACCCGTGGAGGAGTGCGTCCGGCGCGACGCCGGACGGGAGCGGGCGGTGGGCGAGGAGATCATCCGGATCCTCGCCGAGAAGCACGTCAAGGCCACCCGGGGCGGCTGGCGGCTGACCGCGGAGTGGCTCAACGACCAGCCGGCGGTCGAGCCGTACGCCGCGGACCCCGCGCTGCCGACGGCGGTGATGTGCGACATCGACGGCACCCTCGCCCTCCGGGGCGACCGGGGGCCCTACGACTTCACCCGTTGCGAGGAGGACCTGCTGAATGTGCCGGTCCGCGACGCACTCGGCTCCTTCCGCCGTGCCGACGGCGATGTGATCGTGCTGCTGTCGGGCCGCGGCGAGGAGCACAGGGAGCGGACGGAGGCATGGCTGGCGCGGTACGACGTGCCCTACGACGAGCTGTGGATGCGCGCGGCCGGTGACCACCGGCGCGACGACGTCGTGAAGGCCGAACTCTTCGACCGCCACGTCCGCAGCCGTTTCGCGGTACGCGTCTCGCTCGACGACCGCGACCGTGTCGTGGCCGTCTGGCGGCGTATGGGCCTGCCGACCTGGCAGGTCAACTACGGCACCTTCTAG
- a CDS encoding RNA ligase has translation MSRANLTLHELLPPQELAEAIDAGHVTRKGHPRLPLSIYTYTRTCQYERIWNRVTTRCRGLVADDETGEVVALPLPKFFNVGEHEAGLPHAPALPDEPFEVYDKVDGSLAVVFHYAGRWRVASKGSFISTQATWAQRLLDGRDTSSLVPGVTYLAEILYPQNRIVVDYGDRRDLVLLAAFAKDGREVPLDEAAVGWKTIGSVVTVWPAMPLAELLALAESNRLPGGRTATGTDAEGFVLRFASGVRAKAKLAEYVRLHKVLTGVTERDVWRGHGIQRFAGRPAKQLAQALNCSAADIEASGGRPLDALLEQVPDEFDAWVREVIARIDTEVAERERAIDDAYRSIAHLAGDRGAFARAAKTLPDPAVRPAMFQRLDGRPTELMTYRSVRPEASDPFTSDEEN, from the coding sequence ATGAGCCGGGCGAACCTGACTCTCCATGAGCTGCTGCCGCCGCAGGAATTGGCGGAGGCCATCGACGCGGGGCACGTGACCCGAAAGGGCCACCCCCGACTGCCGCTGTCGATCTACACGTACACGAGGACGTGCCAGTACGAGCGGATCTGGAACCGGGTGACCACGCGCTGCCGCGGTCTCGTCGCCGACGACGAGACCGGCGAGGTCGTGGCCCTGCCGCTGCCGAAGTTCTTCAACGTCGGTGAGCACGAGGCCGGTCTGCCCCACGCGCCCGCCCTCCCGGACGAGCCGTTCGAGGTGTACGACAAGGTCGACGGAAGCCTCGCCGTGGTGTTCCACTACGCGGGCCGCTGGCGGGTCGCGTCCAAGGGCTCGTTCATCAGCACCCAGGCCACCTGGGCGCAGCGGCTGCTCGACGGCAGGGACACGTCCTCGCTGGTGCCCGGAGTGACCTACCTCGCCGAGATCCTGTACCCGCAGAACCGGATCGTCGTCGACTACGGGGACCGCCGCGACCTGGTGCTGCTCGCCGCCTTCGCCAAGGACGGCCGCGAGGTCCCGCTGGACGAGGCCGCCGTCGGCTGGAAGACCATCGGCTCCGTCGTGACCGTGTGGCCCGCCATGCCGCTCGCCGAACTCCTGGCGCTGGCCGAGTCCAACCGGCTCCCCGGCGGCCGGACGGCCACCGGAACCGATGCCGAGGGGTTCGTGCTGCGATTCGCTTCGGGAGTCCGTGCCAAGGCCAAACTGGCCGAGTACGTACGGCTGCACAAGGTGCTCACCGGCGTGACGGAGCGGGACGTCTGGCGCGGCCACGGCATCCAGCGCTTCGCCGGGAGACCCGCCAAGCAGCTGGCCCAGGCACTCAACTGCTCCGCGGCCGATATCGAGGCGTCCGGCGGCAGGCCCCTGGACGCGCTGTTGGAGCAGGTGCCCGACGAGTTCGACGCCTGGGTGCGGGAGGTGATCGCGCGGATCGACACCGAGGTGGCGGAGCGCGAGCGCGCCATCGACGACGCTTACCGCTCCATCGCCCATCTCGCCGGGGACCGGGGCGCGTTCGCGCGTGCCGCGAAGACGTTGCCCGATCCCGCGGTGCGGCCCGCCATGTTCCAGCGCCTGGACGGCCGTCCCACCGAGCTGATGACGTACCGGTCCGTCCGGCCCGAGGCGTCCGACCCGTTCACGTCCGACGAGGAGAACTGA